The Desulfovibrio aminophilus DSM 12254 genome has a window encoding:
- a CDS encoding HD-GYP domain-containing protein has protein sequence MIRKISVADLRPGMCVAEMDATVWRHMPFLYTRPGYVRAEDLERIRAEGYLETFIDTSKDLGAEEETLSEEERLDLLVGGGEPKERSQSSMRVPMPDELPRAHRKYRAILASARRISERLLARMPLRAAEAEDAVEEVIDSVARNPSALLCLSKLHKYDRYTYTHGANVCALAVIFGSFLGLARDRLLDLGLAGLLHDAGMIVVPTEVLTRRGPLTRDEMDLMRTHPAHGRRILAESGAFSQVVLRAVAEHHEQYNGLGYPQGLRADQISLHGRVLGLCDMFDALTSDRSHAKAAVPSKALSLIYGMRGQNFVPREAELFIKCLGIYPPGSLVRLSSGDLAVVYETNPNFPLLPAVNVILDRRLRPRPPRVVDLAAHARDDSGRPRLRIVECLNPLNYMFDLRRLLGVDLALN, from the coding sequence ATGATCAGGAAGATTTCGGTTGCCGATCTGCGTCCCGGCATGTGCGTGGCCGAGATGGACGCCACGGTCTGGCGGCACATGCCGTTCCTCTACACCCGTCCAGGCTACGTGCGGGCCGAGGATCTGGAGCGCATCCGCGCCGAGGGCTACCTCGAGACCTTCATCGACACCTCCAAGGATCTGGGCGCCGAGGAGGAGACGCTTTCCGAAGAGGAGCGCCTGGATCTCCTGGTGGGCGGAGGCGAGCCCAAGGAACGCTCCCAGTCCTCCATGCGTGTGCCCATGCCCGACGAACTGCCCCGGGCCCACCGCAAGTATCGGGCGATCCTGGCCAGCGCCCGGCGCATCAGCGAACGCCTGCTGGCCCGGATGCCGTTGCGCGCGGCCGAGGCCGAGGACGCCGTGGAGGAGGTCATCGACTCCGTGGCCCGCAACCCCTCGGCCCTGCTCTGCCTCTCCAAGCTGCACAAGTACGACCGTTACACCTACACCCACGGGGCCAACGTCTGCGCCCTGGCGGTGATCTTCGGTTCCTTCCTCGGCCTGGCCCGGGACCGGCTCCTGGATTTGGGCCTGGCCGGGCTCCTGCACGACGCGGGCATGATCGTGGTGCCCACCGAGGTGCTCACCCGGCGCGGTCCCCTGACCCGGGACGAGATGGACCTCATGCGCACCCACCCGGCCCACGGCAGGCGCATCCTCGCCGAGTCCGGCGCCTTCTCCCAGGTGGTGCTGCGGGCCGTGGCCGAACACCACGAGCAGTACAACGGCCTAGGCTATCCCCAGGGCCTGCGCGCGGACCAGATCAGTCTGCACGGCCGCGTCCTGGGGCTCTGCGACATGTTCGACGCCCTGACCAGCGACCGCTCCCACGCCAAGGCCGCCGTGCCCTCCAAGGCCCTTTCCCTGATCTACGGGATGCGCGGGCAGAACTTCGTGCCCCGCGAGGCCGAGCTGTTCATCAAGTGCCTGGGCATCTACCCGCCGGGCAGCCTGGTGCGTCTTTCCAGCGGCGATCTGGCCGTGGTCTATGAAACCAACCCGAATTTCCCGCTGCTGCCAGCCGTGAACGTGATTCTCGACCGCCGCCTGCGGCCCCGTCCGCCCCGGGTGGTGGACCTGGCGGCCCACGCCCGCGACGACTCCGGCAGGCCCCGCCTGCGCATCGTGGAGTGCCTCAACCCGCTGAACTACATGTTCGATCTTCGTCGGCTTCTGGGCGTGGACCTGGCCCTGAACTAG
- a CDS encoding glycogen/starch/alpha-glucan phosphorylase: MPAKRPRTRTPSSEKAVGGKRAAPLKADIERHILSFLGNDAALASKHDYFKALAYTVRERMAERWIKTQRAYYLRGAKRVYYLSLEFLPGRSLWNNILCLGLERECVRTLEEFGVNPEDIVELEWDAGLGNGGLGRLASCYLDSMATMGIPAYGYGIRYDYGIFYQLIQDGWQLERPDNWLRFGNPWEFERPQHLYPVEFFGEVRTYYDSHNRLRHQWVSGEHVMAMACDMLVPGYQNGNVINMRLWAAKSSREFDLDFFNNGEYIKAIEHKTSSENISKVLYPSDAVAENQELRLKQQYFFVSATFQDIMRRHRKDHPSMENLHRYVAVQLNDTHPAIAIPELMRLLLDQELMDWDQAWEITRKTFAYTNHTVMPEALERWPVDLLTRVLPRHMQIIYEINHRFLEEVAAHSPGDEGRLRRMSLIEEGRNRRVRMAHLAIVGSHAVNGVSVLHSDIIRNQVFRDFSDLDPGLFQNKTNGVTPRRWLRLCNPGLSGLLAETLGPDFLTDLDRLERLAPLAADAAFRERWEDVRRRNKKRLADYVLHKVGARLDWDGLFDVQVKRIHEYKRQFLNILHVVVLLNRLRDGVPGPNVPRAHIFGGKAAPGYRVAKLIIKLINSVAERVNAEPAAQELLKVVFLPNYCVSTAERIIPGADISEQISLAGTEASGTSNMKFALNGALTVGTLDGANVEIREAVGPENFFHFGLDAVEVSEVKARGHNPWELYSRDPELKRAIDMIAGGHFSPLEPDLFRPLVDGLLRQGDPFLVLADFRSYADCQERAARAFLRKDRWTAMSIRNTAGMGRFSSDRAVMEYARDIWGVTPQRPED; the protein is encoded by the coding sequence ATGCCAGCCAAGCGCCCCAGGACCAGGACGCCGTCGTCCGAAAAGGCCGTCGGCGGAAAGCGGGCCGCGCCGCTCAAGGCCGACATCGAACGCCACATCCTTTCCTTCCTCGGCAACGACGCGGCCCTGGCCTCGAAACACGACTATTTCAAGGCCCTGGCCTACACCGTGCGGGAGCGCATGGCCGAACGCTGGATCAAGACCCAGCGGGCCTACTACCTGCGCGGGGCCAAACGCGTGTACTACCTCTCCCTGGAGTTCCTGCCCGGCCGCTCGCTCTGGAACAACATCCTCTGCCTGGGGCTGGAGCGGGAGTGCGTCCGGACCCTGGAGGAGTTCGGCGTCAACCCGGAGGACATCGTGGAACTGGAGTGGGACGCGGGCCTGGGCAACGGCGGCCTGGGGCGCCTGGCGTCCTGCTACCTCGATTCCATGGCCACCATGGGCATCCCGGCATACGGCTACGGCATCCGCTACGACTACGGCATCTTCTACCAGCTCATCCAGGACGGCTGGCAGCTGGAGCGGCCCGACAACTGGCTGCGCTTCGGCAACCCCTGGGAGTTCGAGCGGCCCCAGCATCTCTATCCCGTGGAGTTCTTCGGCGAGGTGCGCACCTACTACGACTCGCACAACCGCCTGCGCCACCAGTGGGTCTCCGGCGAACACGTCATGGCCATGGCCTGCGACATGCTCGTGCCCGGCTACCAAAACGGCAACGTCATCAACATGCGCCTCTGGGCGGCCAAGTCCAGCCGCGAGTTCGACCTGGATTTCTTCAACAACGGCGAATACATCAAGGCCATCGAACACAAGACCAGCAGCGAGAACATCTCCAAGGTCCTCTACCCCAGCGACGCCGTGGCCGAAAACCAGGAACTGCGGCTCAAGCAGCAGTACTTCTTCGTCTCGGCCACCTTCCAGGACATCATGCGCCGCCACCGCAAGGACCATCCCAGCATGGAGAACCTGCACCGCTACGTGGCCGTGCAGCTCAACGACACCCACCCGGCCATCGCCATCCCCGAGCTGATGCGCCTGCTCCTGGACCAGGAACTCATGGACTGGGATCAGGCCTGGGAGATCACCCGCAAGACCTTCGCCTACACCAACCACACGGTCATGCCCGAGGCCCTGGAGCGCTGGCCCGTGGATCTGCTCACCCGCGTCCTGCCCCGGCACATGCAGATCATCTACGAGATCAACCACCGCTTCCTGGAGGAGGTGGCCGCGCACTCCCCCGGCGACGAGGGGCGGCTGCGGCGCATGTCGCTCATCGAGGAGGGCCGGAACCGCCGGGTGCGCATGGCCCACCTGGCCATCGTGGGCTCGCACGCGGTCAACGGCGTCTCGGTCCTGCACTCGGACATCATCCGCAACCAGGTCTTCCGCGACTTCTCGGACCTGGACCCCGGGCTTTTCCAGAACAAGACCAACGGCGTGACCCCCAGGCGCTGGCTGCGGCTCTGCAATCCCGGACTTTCGGGCCTGCTGGCCGAGACCCTGGGGCCGGACTTCCTCACCGACCTGGACCGGCTGGAGCGGCTGGCCCCCCTGGCCGCCGACGCGGCCTTCCGCGAACGATGGGAAGACGTCCGGCGGCGCAACAAGAAGCGCCTGGCCGACTACGTGCTGCACAAGGTCGGCGCGCGCCTGGACTGGGACGGGCTGTTCGACGTGCAGGTCAAGCGCATCCACGAATACAAGCGGCAGTTCCTGAACATCCTGCACGTGGTCGTGCTGCTCAACCGCCTGCGCGACGGCGTGCCGGGGCCGAACGTGCCCCGGGCGCACATCTTCGGCGGCAAGGCCGCGCCCGGCTACCGCGTGGCCAAGCTGATCATCAAGCTCATCAACTCCGTGGCCGAACGGGTGAACGCCGAACCCGCGGCCCAGGAACTGCTCAAGGTGGTCTTCCTACCCAACTACTGCGTCTCCACGGCCGAACGGATCATCCCGGGCGCGGACATCTCGGAGCAGATCAGCCTGGCGGGCACCGAGGCCTCGGGCACGAGCAACATGAAGTTCGCCCTCAACGGCGCGCTCACCGTGGGCACCCTGGACGGGGCCAACGTGGAGATCCGCGAGGCCGTGGGCCCGGAGAACTTCTTTCATTTCGGGCTCGACGCCGTGGAGGTCTCCGAGGTCAAGGCCCGGGGACACAACCCCTGGGAGCTCTATTCCCGCGACCCGGAGCTGAAGCGGGCCATCGACATGATCGCCGGAGGCCACTTCTCGCCCCTGGAGCCGGACCTCTTCCGGCCCCTGGTGGACGGGCTCCTGCGCCAGGGCGATCCGTTTCTGGTGCTGGCCGACTTCCGCTCCTACGCCGACTGCCAGGAGCGCGCGGCCCGGGCCTTCCTGCGCAAGGACCGCTGGACGGCCATGAGCATCCGCAACACGGCGGGCATGGGGCGGTTCTCCTCGGACCGGGCGGTCATGGAATACGCCCGCGACATCTGGGGCGTGACCCCGCAGCGGCCCGAGGACTAG